Genomic segment of Prosthecobacter sp.:
CCGCCGGAGGTTGCGGCGCGTTGCAATGCGACACGGGCGTCTTTTGGCTCGCCCTTCACGATTTCGCCACGAGAGCCGAGCGCGGCGTTCAGAGCTTCCGCAAAGGCGATGTCCTCGGCCTGCGGGCGCACGACGATGAGCACTTTGGCATTGGGAGCGATCTGTGCGGCCAGTTGTTTCGCCGCCGCCGCGTCCTGCGGATGTTGCTCAGTCCAGGTGACGATGCTGAAGAAGGCGCAGAGCAGCAGCAGCGCGACGAGCATGCCGGAACCAGCAAGGTGATGGCGGATGAAGGCAAGGAGGCGGCTCATGCGGAAAGAACGATCATGCGGAGTGGATGAACGCCGTTCAAGACCGGAGATGATCAGGATTGACCGCACAAACAGTCATGGGGTAGCCTCAAGGCATCATGAAAACCTCCATTCGCGTTCTCGCCGTCCTGTTTTGCACTGTCGCGTTCGCTCGTGCGGACTGGGTCATCATTCAGAAGACCAACACCGCTGGTGAGGAGAAGGAGACGGTCACGAAGATCAAAGGCGAGCAGGCGCGTGTGGATGTGGGGACGCAGATGAGCGTGATGGTGGGGGCGGAGGGCATGATGATGCTCATGCACACGCAGAAAGTGCTCATGAAGATGGATCTGGCGACGATGAAGACGGCGCTGGAGATGGCGGCCAAGGCCTCGGCCCCGCTCGACAAGCAGCCGGCCACCAAGCCGGTGGCGACGGGGCAAAAAGAAAAGATCGGCGACTGGGAGGCCGAGATTTTCACCTGGGAAGGCCAGCTCGGCAAAGGGCGCTTTTGGGTGGCGAAGGACTTTCCGAAGTTCGCGGAGATCAACGCGATCAATGACAAGCTGGGCAAGGCGATGGGCAACGCGATGGCCGGTCTCGCACCTCAGGCGTCTGATTTCAGCGGCATGGTGGTGAAGTCGGAGATGACGATGATGGGCAAAAACATGGTCACTCAGCTCATTTCCGCGAAGGAGCAGGAGGTGGATGCCAAGGAGTTCACCGCCCCGGAAGGCTATAGTGAAATGAAGATGCCGATGGCGCCGGGTGGAGCGCCGCCGAAGTGAGTCATGGCGTCAACACGCACGCGTAGGCCGCCGTGTTGGCGCCGGGCATGGAAATGACCACAGGCTGCTGCGTTTCACGTGTTGCCAGAGTTCCGAGCACAAGCTGCAAGGCCGCGCTGGCGCCCATGCTCTCGCCCAGAACGAGCTTCGGGCTGAGCACGGTCTGCCATGGGCTCCCAGACCACGCGGTTGTCTCCGCACGGTCGAGTTTGGAGATGCCGGTGCGGTCGTCGATGAGGGTGGCTGGTTCGCGGAGCTTTGCCTGTGTTTGTGCCGCAAGTTCCGGCAGCAAGGCGCAGCGTTCTTGCCAGGAAAGATAGGCCAGCGGGCCGATCACATCACGCACACGCGGGCCGCCACTGCTGGCGGAGAGCAGCAGCGCACCTGCTCCTTCGGACGCGATGAGCTGTGGGTGATAATAGGTGAGCGCCTCGGCGCTGAGCCAGTCGCACTCTTCGGCGGCGATGAGCAGGCATTCCTCGACGAGGCCGCTGTGAATCCAGAACGTGGCGGTGTCGAGCGCCTCCATGATCGTGTTCGGCGCGCCCACGAGCGTGCTGACCGCACCGTCGATGCCGAGGAAGGAGGCGAGGTGCGAGGCAGGTGCGTTGAACACGGTTTCCGGGAAGATGAGCGGGCTGGCTTGCGCGGGATTTTGCAGCACCTCGTGGTAGAAGCGGCCTGTGTAGTTCACACAGCCGTTCATCATGATGAAAAGGATGCCCAGCCCCTGTGGCGGAGCCGCAGGGTCGTGCCCGGCATCGGCCAGCGCCTCGAGTGCGGCGGCCACCGAGTAGCGCGTGATGGCACTTGAGCGGCGGAGGCGTGGATGACGCGAGATCTTTTCCGGCGGCACGGCGGGAACGAGGCGCGTCTCGCAGGGCCAGGTGCGCTCATCGCCGGGACGTGCGCAGCCGGTGGCTGGCAGCGGCGTTCCAGCACGCACGGCCTTGAGCAGGTCAGCGGCGCTCCAGCCTGCGGCGCTCACGGCTCCAACACCGCGAATATGGATGTCGCTCGTGTTCATGCGGTCCTCCTTTGCAGGACGAGGGTCGCGTTTGTGCCGCCAAAGCCGAAGGAATTGGTCAGCGCATGCTCCAAACGGGCTTGGCGGAATTTTTGCACGAGGTCAAAGCACACGGCGGGATCGACCTCGCGCACGTTCAGGCTCGCGGGGAGCCATTGGCCGCGCAACGCCATCAGGCAGATCACCGCCTCGACTGCTCCGGCACCGCCGAGGAGATGACCCATCGCCGATTTGGTGGAACTGACGGGAATGTTTTTCACAGCATCACCCGCCCAAGCGGCGATGGCGGCGGCTTCGGCCACGTCATTGAAGGGCGTGCCGGTGCCGTGGGAGTTCACATAGCCAATTTGCGCCGGAGAAACACCGGCCTGGGCGCAGGCGCTCGTCATGGTGCGGATCGCGGCTTTTCCCTCGGGGTCGGGCTGCGTGAGGTGATGCAGGTCGGTGGCGGTCGAATAGCCGGCCACATCTCCCAGCGCGTCGCTTTGGCGCGCATCCTCGGCTTCGAGCAGCATCACGGCGGCACCTTCACCCAGCGCGAGGCCATCGCGCTGCGCATCAAAGGGGCGTGGAATGCCGCTGGGGGCGAGGGCGTGCAGGCTGTCGAATCCGGAAAACACGAGTTTTGCGAGCGCATCGTAGCCGCCAGCGATCACGCGTTTGGCCCTGCCAGAACGAATCATGTCGGCCGCCCAGCCGATGGCGTTGGCACCGGAGGCGCAGGCGTTGGAAACGATGATGACCGGGCCACGCCAGCCGAATTCGGCGGCGATGCTGCTCATCTGGCGCTGTGGCTGGTAATGCTCCGCACGGGAAAGCTGGGAGGGGACACGTCCTGCATCCTGGCGCGCGTTTTCGAAATAGGCCTCGCCCAGCGGCATCGCCCCGGCGGAGGTGCCGATGACCATCGCGTCGATGCCGTCCATGGTTTCACGCCCGGCCTGGGCCAGCGCTTCGCGGATGGCAAGGAGCAGCATGCGCGTGCCGCGATCGACGAAGGCCTGTTTGTGCGCGGAAACACGGTGAAACAGGTTTTCCGCAGGCACATCGACCACCCCGGCAGTTTTGGCGATGAGACCGGTCGTGTCGAAAAGCTCGACCGGCCGGAACGCGATGCGATCCGCCGCCAACGACTGCTCATTCGCCTGCCAGCCCAGGCCCAGCGGCGAAACAATCCCGGCTCCGGTGATGGCGATGCGCTGGCGTGGGGGTGGCGGCACGGAAGAAAAGATTGGAAACAGGTGAGATTCGTCGCGCACGGTGGTTGAACTGCCCACGCAAGTGTTCATTCTACGGCACGACGCAGGACATGGATTACGCCTCGTCGCAAGGACTGCAAATGTTTGGTGAACGCTGGGAACGTATTGTGGCAGAGCGCGGCGCGCAGGCGGCCCTGTATCTAGCCGACGGCAGCGCCACGACCTTCCGCCAGCTTGATGACGAAGCACGGGCGATGAAGCCTGCTGGGGATCACGTTTTGGTGCAGGGCGATGCGCCGGAGGTTTTGCGTGCGTTGCTGGCCGGGTTTCTCCACGACGTGTCGGTGCATCTGGTGGAAAAAGACCGTCAGCGCCGTGTTCCGTCCATTCCACCGCCCGCAGGCACCGCACTGATCAAACAAACCGTCGGTGGTTCTGGTCTGCGTCGCTGCCAATTCTTCACGCTCGATCAAATCGCCGCCGATGTGGACCGCCTGCATGCGGCGCTCGATCTTGGCGCGCACGGCGTGGGGGTGGCGGCGATTTCATGCGCGCACTCGTTCGGCCTGACGATGACGGTGCTGCAAACGCTGTTCAACGGCGTGCCGACTTGTTTTGCGCCGCAGCCGTTTGCCCAACCGTTGATGGAGGCGATGAAACATCACGCGCGTGTCTTTCTGCCGGGCGTTCCGGCCTTGTGGAAGGCCTGGCTGATGGGCGAGGTGCGGTTTGGCAATGTCAGCCTTGCGATTTCCGCCGGATCACCGCTCACACTCGAACTGGAGCGTCTTGCGCTGGAGAAGCACGGGCTGAAGATTCATAACCTGTATGGCACGAGCGAATGCGGGGCGGTGTCGTGGGATGATTCGGACGTTTTGCGCAGTGATGCGCGTGATCTCGGCTCACTCCTGCCCGGTGTGCAGACACAGACGGATCATAAAGGCCGCCTGGTCGTCACCAGCAGTTCGGTGGGCCTTGGGTACGATGAATTGCTGCCGGAGGAGCGCTATGGCGGCGGTTTTTTCACCACCAGCGACCAGATCGACCCGAGTGGAGAGCGCTTGATGTTCGAACAGTGCATCGGAGGCGGCATCAACGTGGCCGGCCGCAAGCTGAGCCCGGCCGAGATCGGCGAAAAGATCAAGCGTGCCGCAGAGCTGCCGAGGGTGACGATTCGAGGGGCGTCG
This window contains:
- a CDS encoding beta-ketoacyl synthase N-terminal-like domain-containing protein, with product MNTSDIHIRGVGAVSAAGWSAADLLKAVRAGTPLPATGCARPGDERTWPCETRLVPAVPPEKISRHPRLRRSSAITRYSVAAALEALADAGHDPAAPPQGLGILFIMMNGCVNYTGRFYHEVLQNPAQASPLIFPETVFNAPASHLASFLGIDGAVSTLVGAPNTIMEALDTATFWIHSGLVEECLLIAAEECDWLSAEALTYYHPQLIASEGAGALLLSASSGGPRVRDVIGPLAYLSWQERCALLPELAAQTQAKLREPATLIDDRTGISKLDRAETTAWSGSPWQTVLSPKLVLGESMGASAALQLVLGTLATRETQQPVVISMPGANTAAYACVLTP
- a CDS encoding beta-ketoacyl-[acyl-carrier-protein] synthase family protein; the encoded protein is MPPPPRQRIAITGAGIVSPLGLGWQANEQSLAADRIAFRPVELFDTTGLIAKTAGVVDVPAENLFHRVSAHKQAFVDRGTRMLLLAIREALAQAGRETMDGIDAMVIGTSAGAMPLGEAYFENARQDAGRVPSQLSRAEHYQPQRQMSSIAAEFGWRGPVIIVSNACASGANAIGWAADMIRSGRAKRVIAGGYDALAKLVFSGFDSLHALAPSGIPRPFDAQRDGLALGEGAAVMLLEAEDARQSDALGDVAGYSTATDLHHLTQPDPEGKAAIRTMTSACAQAGVSPAQIGYVNSHGTGTPFNDVAEAAAIAAWAGDAVKNIPVSSTKSAMGHLLGGAGAVEAVICLMALRGQWLPASLNVREVDPAVCFDLVQKFRQARLEHALTNSFGFGGTNATLVLQRRTA
- a CDS encoding AMP-binding protein: MNCPRKCSFYGTTQDMDYASSQGLQMFGERWERIVAERGAQAALYLADGSATTFRQLDDEARAMKPAGDHVLVQGDAPEVLRALLAGFLHDVSVHLVEKDRQRRVPSIPPPAGTALIKQTVGGSGLRRCQFFTLDQIAADVDRLHAALDLGAHGVGVAAISCAHSFGLTMTVLQTLFNGVPTCFAPQPFAQPLMEAMKHHARVFLPGVPALWKAWLMGEVRFGNVSLAISAGSPLTLELERLALEKHGLKIHNLYGTSECGAVSWDDSDVLRSDARDLGSLLPGVQTQTDHKGRLVVTSSSVGLGYDELLPEERYGGGFFTTSDQIDPSGERLMFEQCIGGGINVAGRKLSPAEIGEKIKRAAELPRVTIRGASSRDPERCQDIVAELDVPQAEIDAAFKTKACSLLAPWEVPRRWIGKS
- a CDS encoding DUF4412 domain-containing protein; the protein is MKTSIRVLAVLFCTVAFARADWVIIQKTNTAGEEKETVTKIKGEQARVDVGTQMSVMVGAEGMMMLMHTQKVLMKMDLATMKTALEMAAKASAPLDKQPATKPVATGQKEKIGDWEAEIFTWEGQLGKGRFWVAKDFPKFAEINAINDKLGKAMGNAMAGLAPQASDFSGMVVKSEMTMMGKNMVTQLISAKEQEVDAKEFTAPEGYSEMKMPMAPGGAPPK